Below is a window of Luteolibacter rhizosphaerae DNA.
TGTGGCTCATCGGCTCGGTTTTCTTCGTCTTGGCAGCCATCGGCGGCCTATTTGCGACCGGGGCATCCGAGATCGCAGGAGCAGCGATGGGGATTTCGGGCCTCCTCTTGCTGCTCGGGATCTTAGGTTTCTGGGTGGCCTTCGGCATCCGCAGGCTGAACCCCGCGGCTCGCATCGTTGGCGGGATTCTGACCGGCATCAGCGTGGTGCTCTCAATCTTCTCACTGCCCCAGAGTGTTATCGGCCTCCTGATCAATGCTTACATCCTGAGCATCCTCTTCTCCAAGAAGGGCAGCATGGTCTTCAGCCCGAGCTATAAGGACATCATCGCCGTCACGCCCCACATCAGATACCGGACACCGCTGATCGTCTGGATCATTCTCGGGCTCTTTGTCCTCTTGATCGTTGGCGGACTTGCGGCGGCTTTCTTCATGAGCCCGAGCGGAGGGATCTGATCCGGCAAGGATTCACGAATATCCCCTATCCACCCCGACAGGTCCGGTACAAGCTTGGTGCCGACATGGAGTTCAACGCCGTCGCCATCCTGATCCTCGTGGCCCTCTTCGCCCTGTGGAAGCTGGATTTCATCGCCACCCTGCTCAACCTCAAGGCGCTGTCTCCGGACCTTCCGAAGGAGTTCACCGACGTTTTCGACGCCGAGCGCTACGCCAAGTCCCAAGCCTACACCCGCGAGTCGGCCCGCTTCGAGATCATCCACTCGATCTTCTCGCTGACGGTCCTGTTGGTTTTCTGGACCCTCGGCGGCTTCGGCTGGTTGGATGGGTTTTCGCGCGGGCTGGTATCCGGGGAGATCCCGGCCGGATTGCTTTTCCTCGGGCTGCTCTTCATCGGGCACACCCTCATTCACCTCCCTTTCTCCATCTACGACACTTTCGTGATCGAGGAGAAGTTCGGCTTCAACAAGACCACTCCGAAGACCTTCGTCATCGATCAGATCAAGGGCCTCGTACTTGCCGCTCTGTTAGGCCTGCCACTCGCCGCTGGCATCCTGTGGATCTTCGGGAATGTCTCGAACGCCTGGCTCTGGGCCTGGGGCTTCTTCGTCACCTTCCAACTCTTTCTCACCTGGCTGGCGCCCACTCTGATCCTGCCCTTGTTCAACAAGTTTACCCCCATGGCCGATGGTCCGCTGCGCCAGGCGATCGAGGCGATGGCCCGCAAGTGCGGATTCCCGCTCGGAGAGATCTCCGTGATGGACGGATCGAAGCGCTCGACCAAGGCGAACGCATTCTTCACCGGCTTCGGCAAGAACAAGAAGATCGCCCTTTACGACACCTTGATCGAGGAGCAGACGCAGGACGAACTCGTCGCCGTGCTCGCCCATGAGATCGGCCACTTCAAGCTGAAGCATATCGTTCAGCGCCTCGCCGTATCGATCCTGCAGGCGGCGGTGCTCGTCTACCTGCTGGGATTAGTGATCGGTGGTGGAGCCTTCTCCCGGGAGCTCTTCGATGCCTTCGGAGTCGAGCAGATCTCACCCCATGTCGGTCTGGTGCTCTTCGGTATCCTCTTCGCGCCTGCCAGCCGCCTGCTCGGCATCGCGGCCAACGCATGGTCCCGCAAGCATGAGTTCGAAGCCGATGCCTTCGCCGCAAAGGCGACAGGTGAATCCGAATCTCTCGTATCCGCCCTCAAAAAACTCTCCGCGAAGAATCTCTCGAATCTCACCCCCCACCCCTTCCGGGTTTTCCTCGATCATTCCCATCCGCCGGTGCTGGTGCGAATCCATGCCCTCCGTTCGCTTCCGTTTGGAACCTGATACCTAGCAATTCGTAAGCTCCTCTTTCATGTACTCCGCCGATCCTACCCGCTACAATGGCCGTATGCCGTACCGCCGCTGCGGTGACTCAGGACTGCTGCTGCCCCAGATTTCCCTCGGCTGCTGGCATAACTTCGGCCACGTCGACGATCAGATCGAGGCCCGCGCGATCCTGCGCCGCGCCTTTGATCGGGGCATCACCCACTTCGATCTGGCCAACAACTATGGTCCGCCTCCTGGCAGTGCGGAGGAGAACGTCGGCCGCATCCTGTCGGAGGACTTCGCCGCCCACCGCGACGAGCTCATCATCTCCTCGAAGGCCGGCCACGACATGTGGCAGGGTCCCTACGGCGAATGGGGTTCGCGCAAGCACCTGCTTTCCTCACTCGACCAGTCGCTCAAGCGCCTGCGTCTCGACTACGTGGACATCTTCTACTCCCACCGTCCGGACCCGAACACGAACCTGGAGGAGACGATGTCCGCCCTTGCGACCGCGGTGCAATCCGGCCGGGCGCTCTACGTGGGGATCTCCAAGTATCCGCTGAAGATGCTCAAAAAGGCGGTGAAGATCCTGAAGGACATGGGTGTCCGCTGCCTGATCTATCAACCGCCCTACTCAATCCTGAACCGCTGGCCGGAAGCCGAAGGCATCCACGAATGGCTCGAAGACAAGGGCATCGGTTCGATCGTTTTCAGCCCCTTGGCGCAAGGGATGCTCACGAACAAGTATGTCGACGGCATCCCGGAAGGATCCCGTGCCGCACGTTCCGAGGGCTTCCTCCAGACCGCCCAAGTGGAGGCCCAACGCGAAAAGCTCCGTGCGCTCCATCAACTCGCCAGCGAGCGTGGTCTGAGCCTCCAGCACCTGGCCCTGCGCTGGGCGCTCGATCAGCAGGGAGTCACCTCCGCGATCATCGGCGCCCGCACCGTCGCCCAATTGGATGACTCCCTCGCCGCCATGGCCGCCCCCGAACTTGATCGGGAAGCTCTCGAGCTGATCGACTCCATCTCCCCCGCGGTGAAGAAGGAGGACGCCGAAGGCTAGGCAGAATGAAGAATGCGGAATTCCCGAATGCCGAATGACTTGCGAAGAGTAAAGGTGCGGAGCGCGCACCGGCTTCATGTTCGACTCCCGGCATCCGGGGATTCATCATCCGACACTTTCTCGGAACAAGTCCCGAAGATCATCCTCGCTGGCACCCGCAGAAACACCCATTTGACAGGGGGATATTGCCCCCTATTTTCGCGGAACCCCGATGGGCCAACCAACCGACCTCGACCCCGTTTTCCGCTCCCATGCACCAGGCTACTGGCCGGCGGAGGCGATGACCGAATGGCACGATGCCACCTGGCAGCTCAAGAACCGTGTTTCCTCGCTGTCTGCCCTTGAAGCCCGCATCGACCTCACGGACGAGGAGAGAGCTGGCGTTCTGCTCGCTGGCAACAAGCTGGCGATGTCGATCACTCCGCATTTCTTCAATCTGATCGATCCAAACGATCCGAACTGCCCGATCCGACGACAGGTCATCCCGAGGATGGAAGAAGGCTGGGATGCTCCCGAGGAAATGGCTGACCCCTGCGGGGAAGACTCCCACATGCCGGTGCCCGGTCTCGTGCACCGCTATCCGGACCGCGTGCTCTTCCTCGTCACGGACCGCTGCGCGTCCTACTGCCGCTACTGCACACGCTCGCGGGTGGTTTCCGGAGTAGGCGAGCAGCACTTGGAGACGCAATGGGAAGCCGCTTTCAAATACCTAGAAGAGCACACTGGGGTCCGCGATGTCCTGCTCTCCGGTGGTGATCCCCTCCTCTTCTCGGACGCGAAGCTGGAGAAGATCCTCAGCCGTCTCCGCGCCATCCCGCACATCCAGTTCCTGCGCATCGGCTCGCGGATCCCGATCTTCCTTCCGCAGCGCATCACACCGGCGCTGTGCGACATGCTGAAGAAGTATCACCCGCTCTTCATCTCCGTTCACACCAATCACCCCCGCGAACTCACGCTGGAGGTGAAGGAAGGGCTTGGCCGTCTCGCCGATGCCGGTATCCCGCTGGGCAATCAGAGCGTGCTGCTTAAGGGAGTCAACGACTCGGTGGAGATCCAGAAGGCTCTCGTCCACAAGTTGCTCATGTGCCGTGTGCGGCCTTACTATCTTTATCAGTGCGATCTGATCCGGGGTTCCTCTCACCTCCGCACCTCCGTGTCGAAGGGTGTGGAGATCATCGAGGGCCTGCGCGGTCACACCACCGGCTACGCCATCCCGCAGTTCGTGATCGATGGCCCCGGTGGCGGTGGCAAGATCCCGCTGAATCCGAACTACGTCGTCCATCGCGATCATGAGAAGACCGTGCTGAGGAACTACGAGGGAGAGATCTTCGAGTATCCCGAGCCGACCCAGATTCCCTCGCAGGAGCTGGCACGGCTGAAGGATTGCGCGACCGGAATCGGCTGCGGAAGCTGAGGCCACCCCTGACGCCACTGGAATATGGTACAAAGTGCATGGAGCGCCGGACCTTCGCTACCGCTTCGTCATCGACATGGCCTGCCTCGCCGGGTGAAAAAGGCCGCGTGAGAATCCAGCGCGCGGGATCGCAGGCATCCACCAAAGGACCGGCCGAATGGTTCACCGGAACCGTTCGGATCGATCCCTTGTTCCAGCCGAGTGCCCCCGCGCGCACTGGAGCGACGCAGGTCACCTTCGAGCCCGGTGCCCGCACAGCATGGCATACCCATCCGCTCGGCCAGACGATCATCGTCACTTCCGGCTGCGGCCGGGCCCAGTGCGAGGGCGGGGCCATCGAAGTGATCCGTCCCGGGGATGTGGTCTGGTTCCCCCCGGGCGTGAAGCACTGGCATGGTGCCGGGCCGGAAACCGCGATGACCCATATCGCGATCCACGAGGCACTCGACGGCAAGACCGTCGATTGGCTTGAGCCGGTTAGTGACGAGGACTACGCAGCCTAGCGTTGCTCGGCTTTAGCAGCACGGATCACCTTGCGGTCGTTCATCAGGGGGTTCGTGCCGGCTTTCACTTCCATCGCGTCCGGCAATCCGTCGCGATCGCTGTCGCTGTCGGTGGCTGAAGTACCATGGGTCACGTACTCGGCGCGGTTGTCCAGCCCGTCCTTGTCCTCGTCCAGGTCGGGATCGAAGTAGTCGAAGATCCCGTCCCCATCCGAATCGGCCGCTCCCAGATCCAGCTCGAAGCTGAAGTCCTGATCCGGCGTGAGCAGATGGTTGTCGTAGATCGGTGAATAGCTTTTCACGATCACCGTCTTGTTGTCCGGCTGGAACTCCAAGGTGCGAAGGTAGCCCTCCCCGCCCAGCTTGCGGAACTGATAGTTCGCGAGCATCTGGTGCACGGGCTTGCCAGCATCGTTGTTGTCCACGCGGTAGCCCGTGCCATCTCCCAGCACGTGGCCGTTGAGGGTCATCACGAAGTTGTGCTTCTTCACGAGCTTTTGCCAGAGCTGCTCGCCATCGTTCTTGCCGCCGGGGGTTTGATATTTGTGGGGGTTGTAGGCCTGCGGGTTCGCCGTATCGGTGTGATCGTAGCGCAGGTCGTTGTTGTTCATGAAGGCATGCGTCACCAGGATGCCCTTACGGTCGGCGTGCTCGCTCATGATCCGGTTCGCCCATTCGACCGTGCTATCGCGCGGCCCCCATTCAAGACAGAGGATGATCCACTTCACGCCACCTGCCTCGAAGAGGTGGTAGGTGTTGTCCATCTTCCCGGCTTCCATGGCACCACCGAAGCTCGGCCAGTCGCGGTAGTACTCTTCGTGAAAGTAGTCGTTCAGGAAGGTGTCGCGCGTCGCCGCATTGCCACCCGGGCCGTAGTCGTGATTTCCCGGCACCAGCGCATAAGGCATCTTTCCATCCAGCATGCCCATCGAGCGGCGCGCGTTCTCCCACTCCGGAATCGAGTTCACGTTCACGATGTCGCCGAGATGCATTACATAGCGGATGTTCCGGGACCGGGCGTTGTGAAGGACCCATGAAGTCTGGGAATCGAAGACCCCCGGATAGTTCTGCGAATAAATCTGGGTATCCGGCAGCAGCACCAAGGTCCACGCGCCCTCTTTGATCATCGAACTGCCCGGCTGGGGTGTCAGATCCAAGGGCGGAGTCTTCCGATCCCGAACCAGTGCGGCATAGTGATAGAGATTGCGGAAGAACGGAGCATTGAACTCCCGCTGGCTTGCCGAACTCCGGTCCTCGCCGCTGGCGCCGTCCAGAATCTTGTCCACGCCCAAGGCGGAAACGAAGAAGCGGCCTTGTCCATAGGCACCCTCCATGAGTCCCGGCGTGCGCGCGTCCCGGTCACCCGAAAGGATCACCTCGAAGCCGAAGAACTGCACGAAAGATTCCCACTGCACGTTCTTCTGAAACCAGGTCTTCTCATCATCGCCGAGCGTGAAGCTCAGCTTGCTGCCATCCGCGGACTTTGGGACGCCTTCCAGAATCGGATGCTTCGGTGCGAGGATGTGGGAGGCCTTCGAGTCACTGTCGCTGCGCGTGGCATCCTGAGTGTCGGGCATAAAGGGAGGCTTGAGCTCGTCCTGATCCGCCTGAGCGAACTGGATCAGCAAGCCCGCGCGATCCACGTAGTCGTCCAGATCATCCGCATAGGCTGCCATGTAGTCCTTGTATGCCTTGGACTGGGACGCGAAGGAGCCAAAGGCGATGAGATCCAAGTCCGTTTCCGGATCCGAGCCGTGGACGTAGGGCGGACGGTCCAATGGAAGCGGCATCACGTGAAAGCCTGCCCGTCGCAAGAGCTCACCCAAGCCCGCGCGATGCGAATAGCGGTCGACTGTTTCGAAGACGTAGGCACGCAGACCTTCCGGATTCGCGGCGCCTTTTCCCGCGGAGGGATTCGCGGTCGGCCCGAAATTCGTGATCGGATCCGGAGAAGCCGGAGCTTTGACCGGTTCCGCGGCACCGAGGCAGAGAACACCGAGCAAAGGCAGGACGGTCACAAGAGCTTTCATGGGATAAGGAGTCGGCAAAGCTGCGGAAGCGCACCTCCGCCGGACGAAAGGAAACGGGTGACAAAGCATTCACCTTTCTCGCCCGCATTCCCGGAATGCGAAATGCAGTTGACGCCACGCCCTCGCTCTCGAGATTCCGCGCATGACTTGGAACGACCGCTTTCTCGATCTCTTCGACCGCTGCGTGAAACGCTATGAGTCCGGGGACAAGGATTTCACCGGCTACTATAGCGCCGCGGACTCCGCCCTGTTAGCCGAGATCGGGTACAAGCCGCGCGAGTTCTTCGACTTCGTGGAAGACTATTGCGAGGAAGGCCAGCCTTCCATCTCCACTGCCCTGCTGGTGGCCGCCGTCCGCCGCGATTACTTCCAAGTCGTGATGCAAGGCAAGCCGGGCGAGAAGGAGCTCACCCGCGATGACATCCCGACCTTCGGCGACGAGCTCGATGGCATTGCCTACCTGCCACGCATCCTGGCCAAGGCCCGCGCCAAGCTCCGCGGCGAGCTCGATCCCGACCTCATGTATGGCTGCGGTGGCGATCGGGCGTTCCTCGCCCGAAACGGCGACCTTCATCCCGCCGATTTCCTCCGCCGCGTCTGGGCGGCCGAGGACGACGACAGCAAGGTGCTGGCGTGGATCAAGGGTCAGTAGAGCCTACTTGCCGATCCAAGTCTTCTGAGGGATCTCCAAGACGTCTCCAGCAAGGACAGGCTCCGAAGCGGAAGTCGTATCCCCGAGATCGCACGGGAGGCTTCTCCCGTTTCGAACCAATCTGGCGCGCTTGACTGCGGCAAACTCGGTCACGCCGCCAGCTTTCTCCAGCGCCACGGCGAGGCTCATCCCTTCCGTAATCTTCACCAGTCCCGGCCTCCTCACATGGCCTCCCACCGTGACGACACCCAAGCTTCTCGGCAGCTTCGACCGATCCAGAGACTTGGCTGACTTCATCCTTGCGACCGTCGACTCGGATCTGAGTTCAGGGCAATCTGTCGAGGACTTGGCCAGGTCATCCCGTGATTCGGGACCCACCTGATGGGCGAGGCAGGCAGCACCGACTATTTTGCAGGTGATGGGATCCATACCCCGGATCTCTAGCAAATCACTTTGCAGAACAAAGTAAATTCTCCGGATGCTTTTTCCACGCCCGTCCTCTCCTTGAACGTTAATGCGCTACTTTTCCCAGACATGGCCGGTTCCTCGCTACGCTTTGCCTGACATCCAGCATGGATTCGCGCTGGCCATGAGCCCATCCATTGCCATCTTTTCGACAAGCCACTCATGACGACTGAAGAATTGCAGGACAGGATCGCCGCCACCAGCGGCTGGATCACCGCCGTGAAAGAGGAGATGGGCCGGGTTCTGGTGGGGCAGGAAGCCTTGGTGGACCGCCTGATCGTCGGCCTGCTCTGTAACGGCCACATTCTCCTCGAGGGCGTTCCCGGTCTGGCCAAGACGCTTGCAGTCAAAGCTCTCTCCGGCTCGCTCGACGCCAGCTTCGCCCGCTTCCAGTTCACTCCGGACCTCCTTCCCGCCGACTTGCTCGGCACCATGGTTTACAACCCGCAGGAAGCGAAGTTCTCGCCCAAGCTCGGGCCCATCTTCAATAACCTGATCCTCGCGGACGAAATCAACCGCGCCCCGGCGAAGGTCCAGTCGGCCCTGCTGGAGGCCATGCAGGAGAAGCAAGTGACCCTCGCAGACACCACCTACCGCTTGCCAGAGCCCTTCCTCGTTCTGGCCACCCAGAACCCGATCGATCAGGAGGGCACCTATCAGCTTCCGGAGGCCCAGCTCGACCGCTTCCTGCTCAAGGTCAGCGTGGGCTATCCCACCAAGGACGAAGAGCTGATGGTGCTCGACCGTATGGCGACCTCCGCGCCCCCCTATCAGACCAAGACCGTCGCGAGTCCCCAGCAGGTAGCCGAATCCCGCTCCCATGTGAACCAGATCTATATTGATCCCGCGGTTCGCGAATACATCGTCGATCTCATCCGCGCGACCCGCTTCCCGGCGAAGATCGATGCCGGTCTGAAGCACCTGATCCGCTCCGGCGCCTCCCCGCGCGGCACCATCAACCTGGCTCTAACAGCACGTGCCCGGGCCTTCTCCGCAGGCCGCGCCTTCGTCACGCCGCAGGATGTGAAGGACATGGTTCACGACGTCCTGCGCCACCGTATCCTGCTCAGCTATGAAGCCGAGGCGGAGGAGGTCACTACCGACCAGATCCTCGACCGAGTCCTCGCCAAGGTGCCGGTGCCCTAAAGAGACTGCAGACCATCAGACAGAAGACATCAGACTTGAGTAGAGATTTCCCAAGCGTGCCGCGGATGATGGCTGGTTCTCCAGTCTTCCGTCTGTCGTCTTCAAATCTTCCGTCTCAGCGTTTCTTATGACCGAGGACGAGCATATCGAGGAGGTGATGAACCGGGTCCACAAGCTGGAGCTAAAGGCCCGGCGACTGGTGCGTGAATCCTTTGCCGGTGAGTACCAGTCCTCGTTCCGTGGCCAAGGCCTCGATTTCGATGACTTCCGGGAGTACCAGCACGGCGATGAGATCCGCTTCATCGATTGGAATGTCACCGCGCGCATGGGTTCTCCCTACATCCGCAAGTTCCGCGAGGAGCGCGAGCTGGCCGTGATCCTGGCGGTGGACATTTCCGGCTCCTCCGATTTCGGCAGCGTCCATTTCAGCAAACGCGAAGCGGCGGCTGAAACGGCGGCCATTATCGGCTTCAGTGCCGCGGGCAATGGCGACAAGGTCGGGCTACTGCTTTTCGCGAAGGAGGCACAGTTTTTCGTCCCTCCCGCCAAGGGCACCCGCCATGTTCTGCGGATCGTCCGCGAGATCCTGATGGCCAAACCGGAAGATCCCGGCACCTCGATCACCGCGGCCTGCGACTTTCTGATCCGCACGCTCCGCCGGAAGGCCTTCATCTTCATGATCTCGGACTTCTTCGACGATCCGATCGACCGGCCGCTGGGCAAGCTCGCCCGCAAGCACGAAACCATCGCGCTACAGATCTCGGATCCCTTGGAGATGTCCCTGCCCAAAGCGGGCAGGGTGGTCCTCGCCGACCCTGAAACCGGCTGGGAGGTGCTCGTGAACACGAACAACGCCAACCTCCGCATGGGCTACGAGAAGCTGATGCGCCGCCAATTCGAAGGGGTCGCCGCCACCTGCAAGAAGCACGCGATCGATCACGCCCAGCTATTCACCGACCGCGATCGCCTCGGCGACCTGCACCGCTTGCTCAAGAAACGCGCTCGCAAGCGCACCCGTTGATTCCGATGGCAGAGCAAAAAGACGAAACGCTCATCCTCAGGGATCCGATTCCTGCCGAGCCCCTGCTTCCCGATCCCGGCCTGCCGCTCTGGGCATGGGGCCTGATCGGACTTGCCGTGGTCGCGTTGGTCACGGGACTCATCTATCTCCTGCGGAAGAAGCCTATCGGCGTGGTCGATCCCAACAAGGTTCGGGAAGAAGCCTACCGCCGCGCGGTCGCCGAACTGGACCCGAAGCCGGGGGAGACGATGCAGGAGGCCGCTACCTCCGTCTCGATCGCCTTGCGCCGCTATCTGGCCGTGGTTTCGGGCGATCCGGCACTTTTCGAAACTCACGAGGAATTTGTGGCCCGCCACGAGTCTCTGGCCTCCTATCCCGAGGACCTGCGGACAACTACCGCCGAAGGATTTTCCCATTTGGCGCGTTTGAAGTATGGTCCTGAAGCAAGTGGCGATCCGGTGGCGCTTTATACAGCGGCGCGTCAACTGCTTGACCGCCTCCACCAGCACCGGCCCGCATGAGGGATTTCCTGGAACATTTCAAATTCGCCCAGCCGCAGTGGCTTCTGCTGCTGATCCCCTGCGTCCTTCTTTTCGTCCTCCGCCGCGGTCGCGGGGCGGAGGCGGCCATGACCTTTTCCACCCTTTCCGTGCTGGTCAGCTTGGGCTCGAAGGTGCGCCGCTCGGCTTTTTCCTTCGGCATGCCGCTTGCCATCCTGGCCTTGGTCCCGGCGATCCTTGCCATGGCCCGGCCGGTATGGCGGAACGAGTATCATTCGAAGACCGCAAGCGGCATCGACATCGCCATCGCCTTCGACGTCTCCTTGTCGATGAGCATCGACGACTTCCATACCCCGGAAGGCCGCGCCCTGAAGCGCATCGACGCCGCCAAAGAAGTTGTCCACAACTTCATCGAGAGTCGTCCGGACGACCGCATCGGCATGGTCATCTACTCGGGACGTCCCTACTCCGTCAGTCCCATCACCCTTGACCACGACTGGCTCCTAAGCAGCTTCAAGCAAGTTAACTTGAACATCCTCAAGGAGATGGGGACAGCGATCGGCTCGGCCATCGCGGCCGCTTCAAGCCGCCTCGATTCCCGGGACGCCAAGAGCAAGATCATCATCCTCTGCACCGACGGAGCTTCCAACTCCGGCAAGATCTCGCCGATCGAGGCGGCCGAGAATGCCAAGACCCTGGGCATCAAGATCTACACCATCGCCATCGGCACCGAGGAAGGCCGTGTTTCCAGCGATATCCAGCGCTTCGCCCGCCAAGAATTCGACTTGCCAACTCTCCGGAAGATCGCGGCGATCACCGGCGGCCAGCACTACCACGCAAAGAGCGCGGAAGAACTCGCCAAATACTTCGACACGATCGACCAGCTCGAGAAATCCGAGACCATCTCCCGCACCGTCATCGAAGACGTTGAGCTTTTCCCGTGGTTTCTGGGAACCGCCGTGGTCGCTTCACTTGTCGCCGCATTCCTGCTGGCGCTCAACCCGCCGCCCTCGCCATGACCTTCGCCCAACCCGCTTGGTTCGCCCTGCTGTTGCTGGTGCCCCTGTTCACAGTGGGTGCCGTGCTGGTCGCGCGGCTGCGGCGGAAGCAATGGGCCGCCTTTGCCGCCCCGCGCCTGCGTCCCCGACTTCTGCGCCGCGGTAGCCCCCTGCCCCGCTGGCTCGCCTTTGGCTTCCTGATGCTGGCGGTGGTCTTGCTCGCCTTCGGACTCGCCCGCCCGCAGACAACCCGCGGCATGCAGACCGAAACCTCCCGCGGGCGGAATGTGCTGCTCGCGCTCGACCTCTCCCGGAGCATGCTGGTTTCCGATCTGAAACCCGATCGACTCACTCAGGCGAAGACACTCTGCTACGAGTTGATGGAAGCCCTGCCGAACGACCGGATCGGCCTGATCGGTTTTTCCGGTGAGCCCTACCTGTTTGCGCCCCTCACGGTGGATCACGCCGCGGTGCGCGAGACGATCGACCAACTCGACATGGATTTCATCCCGGTCGGAGGATCGAACCTCGAAGGCACCTTGGAGATGGCGATTAAGACCCTCAAGGAAACAGGTCAGAAGGAGAATGCCCTGATCGTCCTCAGCGATGGTGACGAAACCACCGGCCGGATGAGCAAGCTCGCGGCTGATGCCAAGAAGGCGGGCGTCTACATCTTCGCCATCGCCGTGGGTACCGAGAATGGCGACTACATCCCGAATCCGGACTATCCCGATGGCCGTCATCGCGACCGCTCCGGAAACGTCGTCCGCAGCGGCATCAATACCAGTGCTCTCAAGAAGCTCGCGGCAGATACCGGCGGGCGGTTCGCGGTCGCCACCTCCGCCGCCAGCATTCCCGAGATGGTGAAGACCGCGATCTCCGATTTGGAACAGTTCGAGATTGAAGGCCGTGATCGCTTTGTCCCGGTCGAGTATTACCAATGGTTCGTTCTGCCGGGGATCATCTTTCTCATCGCCTCGGTGATCGCCGGTACCCGCTGGCGCGGATTGGGACCAGCTAGCGCAGCAGCGGCTGCCGCTTTGATTTTCATCACACCGCAGCCAGCCCGGGCCGGAATGCATGAGGACGCGGGCAAGGCGCTCTCGGAAGGTCGCAACGAGGAGGCGGAGACGCTCTACGATCAACTGGCCGAGAAGTCGGGGCCCACCGACACAGGCTTCCGTTACCGCTTGGCCCAAGGCAATGCCGCGTTCCGCCAAGGACAAACGGACGTCGCCCGCCACGCCTATAGCGAGGCTCTGCGCTCGAACGATCCGAAGGTCCGCGCCGCCGCACACCATGGATTGGGAACCATTCTCTTCGACAACGGCTGGAAACGACTCTCCAACGGTCCCTCCTACCCGAAGATCGAGCCCCCGAAATCCGAGGCCAAGAACTCGGATCCCTTCAAGAAGATCGGCGACGCCCTGTCCGGAAAAGGTAATCCCGCAGCGACCAAAGATCCGATGGCCGCCTTCGACGAGATGGTGCGCCAAGCGATGTCCGAATGGATTCAGGGCGAGATTCCAGATGGCGGAGGCGATACCGCCGGTTTCGATCGCTTCAACAGCGTGCTCACCGATTGGGTGGACGCCGTGAAGCACTTCGAATCCGCGCTGGGCTATGACTCGTCGCTAGTTGACGCGGAGCACAACCGCACGCTCACCGTGAAGCATCTCAAGCGCTTGCGGGAGATTCTTGAAGAGGTGAACGAAAACGCCCAGCAGATCCAACCCGTCCCGGGACCCGGCGAGGGGGAGGACCAAGGTCAAGGCCAGCAGCCGGATGGCGAAGGCGAAGAGGGCGATCAAGAAGGCGAAGGCAAGGGCGGCGACAAAGAGGGCAAGGGCGACGGCGACGGCGAAGAAAAGGATCGGGACGGTAAAGGCGGCGATCACCCCGGCGACAAAAAAGAGGGTGAAGGCGACAAGGACGGTGGCAAGAAGCCTAAACCGGGCGAATCTCCGGAAGATGCCGCACGTCGTATCCTCAAGGAGAACGCCGATTTCGAAAAGGGTGCGCTCGGCCCCAATCGCATCGAGTACCGTCAACCTGACAAGGACTGGTAATTCATTTCAGCAACCGTGAAGCGACTTCTTTCCATTCTTTTCCTCGGTGCCCTGTTCGGCTCGGGAGCGATCTCCGCCGCACCGGTCGTGCAGGCGAATATCAGCAGCCGTTTCCTCATCACCGGCGAGCAGGCCACCTTCGAGGTGGTGGTGCCGGGTGAGGAATTCGACGGCAGCACCGTGCCGCCGATTCCGGAGGTGAAGGATCTGACCATCCGCCCGCTTGGCATCGGGCCGCGGCCTCGCTCCGGGCCGGGCCGCAGGATCGAGTATTTTTTCAACTACTCGGTGGTGGGCTACACCCCGGGGACTTTTACAATTCCCG
It encodes the following:
- a CDS encoding M48 family metallopeptidase, with the protein product MEFNAVAILILVALFALWKLDFIATLLNLKALSPDLPKEFTDVFDAERYAKSQAYTRESARFEIIHSIFSLTVLLVFWTLGGFGWLDGFSRGLVSGEIPAGLLFLGLLFIGHTLIHLPFSIYDTFVIEEKFGFNKTTPKTFVIDQIKGLVLAALLGLPLAAGILWIFGNVSNAWLWAWGFFVTFQLFLTWLAPTLILPLFNKFTPMADGPLRQAIEAMARKCGFPLGEISVMDGSKRSTKANAFFTGFGKNKKIALYDTLIEEQTQDELVAVLAHEIGHFKLKHIVQRLAVSILQAAVLVYLLGLVIGGGAFSRELFDAFGVEQISPHVGLVLFGILFAPASRLLGIAANAWSRKHEFEADAFAAKATGESESLVSALKKLSAKNLSNLTPHPFRVFLDHSHPPVLVRIHALRSLPFGT
- a CDS encoding aldo/keto reductase gives rise to the protein MYSADPTRYNGRMPYRRCGDSGLLLPQISLGCWHNFGHVDDQIEARAILRRAFDRGITHFDLANNYGPPPGSAEENVGRILSEDFAAHRDELIISSKAGHDMWQGPYGEWGSRKHLLSSLDQSLKRLRLDYVDIFYSHRPDPNTNLEETMSALATAVQSGRALYVGISKYPLKMLKKAVKILKDMGVRCLIYQPPYSILNRWPEAEGIHEWLEDKGIGSIVFSPLAQGMLTNKYVDGIPEGSRAARSEGFLQTAQVEAQREKLRALHQLASERGLSLQHLALRWALDQQGVTSAIIGARTVAQLDDSLAAMAAPELDREALELIDSISPAVKKEDAEG
- a CDS encoding KamA family radical SAM protein — its product is MGQPTDLDPVFRSHAPGYWPAEAMTEWHDATWQLKNRVSSLSALEARIDLTDEERAGVLLAGNKLAMSITPHFFNLIDPNDPNCPIRRQVIPRMEEGWDAPEEMADPCGEDSHMPVPGLVHRYPDRVLFLVTDRCASYCRYCTRSRVVSGVGEQHLETQWEAAFKYLEEHTGVRDVLLSGGDPLLFSDAKLEKILSRLRAIPHIQFLRIGSRIPIFLPQRITPALCDMLKKYHPLFISVHTNHPRELTLEVKEGLGRLADAGIPLGNQSVLLKGVNDSVEIQKALVHKLLMCRVRPYYLYQCDLIRGSSHLRTSVSKGVEIIEGLRGHTTGYAIPQFVIDGPGGGGKIPLNPNYVVHRDHEKTVLRNYEGEIFEYPEPTQIPSQELARLKDCATGIGCGS
- a CDS encoding (R)-mandelonitrile lyase — translated: MRIQRAGSQASTKGPAEWFTGTVRIDPLFQPSAPARTGATQVTFEPGARTAWHTHPLGQTIIVTSGCGRAQCEGGAIEVIRPGDVVWFPPGVKHWHGAGPETAMTHIAIHEALDGKTVDWLEPVSDEDYAA
- a CDS encoding metallophosphoesterase, which codes for MKALVTVLPLLGVLCLGAAEPVKAPASPDPITNFGPTANPSAGKGAANPEGLRAYVFETVDRYSHRAGLGELLRRAGFHVMPLPLDRPPYVHGSDPETDLDLIAFGSFASQSKAYKDYMAAYADDLDDYVDRAGLLIQFAQADQDELKPPFMPDTQDATRSDSDSKASHILAPKHPILEGVPKSADGSKLSFTLGDDEKTWFQKNVQWESFVQFFGFEVILSGDRDARTPGLMEGAYGQGRFFVSALGVDKILDGASGEDRSSASQREFNAPFFRNLYHYAALVRDRKTPPLDLTPQPGSSMIKEGAWTLVLLPDTQIYSQNYPGVFDSQTSWVLHNARSRNIRYVMHLGDIVNVNSIPEWENARRSMGMLDGKMPYALVPGNHDYGPGGNAATRDTFLNDYFHEEYYRDWPSFGGAMEAGKMDNTYHLFEAGGVKWIILCLEWGPRDSTVEWANRIMSEHADRKGILVTHAFMNNNDLRYDHTDTANPQAYNPHKYQTPGGKNDGEQLWQKLVKKHNFVMTLNGHVLGDGTGYRVDNNDAGKPVHQMLANYQFRKLGGEGYLRTLEFQPDNKTVIVKSYSPIYDNHLLTPDQDFSFELDLGAADSDGDGIFDYFDPDLDEDKDGLDNRAEYVTHGTSATDSDSDRDGLPDAMEVKAGTNPLMNDRKVIRAAKAEQR